One genomic segment of Microtus ochrogaster isolate Prairie Vole_2 linkage group LG8, MicOch1.0, whole genome shotgun sequence includes these proteins:
- the Mocs3 gene encoding adenylyltransferase and sulfurtransferase MOCS3 yields the protein MAAQEDVAALQDEIARREEELASLKRRLTAALASAPEPERPVPLPPLLPKAELSRAEILRYSRQLLLPELGVRGQLRLASASVLVVGCGGLGCPLAQYLAAAGVGRLGLVDHDVVETSNLARQVLHEEARAGQAKARSAAAALRRLNPAVECVVYARALSEAWALELVRAYDVVADCSDNVPTRYLVNDACVLAGRPLVSASALRFEGQLTVYHCDGGPCYRCVFPRPPPAETVTNCADGGVLGVVPGVLGCVQALEVLKIAAGLGPSYSGSLLLFDGLGGHFRRIRLRRRRSDCAVCGQQPTVTRLQDYEAFCGSSATDKCRVLKLLDPEERISVTDYKRLLDSGAPHVLLDVRPQVEVDICRLPHALHIPLNKLDRRDADSLKLLGDALREGKQNSEEGAALSLYVICKLGNDSQKAVRVLQTLKTVPELDSLTVQDIVGGLMAWAAKIDESFPQY from the coding sequence ATGGCCGCCCAGGAGGACGTAGCGGCGTTACAGGATGAAATTGCCCGGCGCGAGGAAGAGCTGGCTTCGCTGAAGCGGAGGCTGACTGCAGCCCTGGCGTCTGCGCCTGAGCCCGAGCGTCCGGTCCCGTTGCCGCCGCTGCTGCCCAAGGCCGAGCTGTCGCGGGCCGAGATCCTCCGCTACAGCCGGCAGCTATTGCTGCCGGAGCTGGGCGTGCGCGGTCAGCTGCGCTTGGCGTCGGCTTCGGTGCTGGTGGTGGGCTGCGGAGGGCTGGGCTGCCCGCTGGCGCAGTACCTGGCGGCGGCCGGCGTGGGCCGCCTGGGGCTGGTGGACCACGACGTGGTGGAGACGAGCAACCTGGCGCGCCAGGTGCTGCACGAGGAGGCGCGGGCCGGCCAGGCCAAGGCTCGCTCGGCGGCCGCCGCGCTGCGCCGCCTCAACCCGGCCGTGGAGTGCGTGGTTTACGCGCGCGCGCTCAGCGAGGCCTGGGCGCTCGAGCTGGTCCGCGCCTACGACGTGGTGGCCGACTGCTCGGACAATGTGCCCACGCGCTACCTGGTGAACGACGCGTGCGTGCTGGCCGGCCGGCCGCTGGTGTCGGCCAGCGCTCTGCGCTTCGAGGGCCAGCTGACCGTCTACCACTGCGACGGCGGGCCCTGCTACCGCTGCGTCTTCCCGCGGCCGCCTCCGGCCGAGACCGTGACCAACTGCGCCGATGGCGGCGTCCTCGGCGTGGTGCCTGGCGTGCTGGGCTGCGTGCAGGCGCTCGAGGTGCTCAAGATCGCCGCCGGGCTCGGGCCGTCCTACAGCGGCAGCCTGCTGCTCTTCGACGGCCTCGGCGGCCACTTCCGCCGGATCCGGCTGCGGCGTCGCCGGTCCGACTGCGCCGTGTGCGGGCAGCAGCCCACCGTGACCCGCCTGCAGGACTACGAGGCCTTCTGCGGCTCCTCGGCCACCGACAAGTGCCGCGTCTTGAAGCTCCTAGACCCCGAGGAACGGATTTCCGTAACCGATTACAAGAGGCTTCTGGATTCCGGAGCGCCCCACGTGTTGCTGGATGTCCGGCCTCAAGTGGAGGTGGACATCTGTCGCCTGCCGCACGCCCTCCACATCCCTTTGAATAAGCTGGACCGGAGGGATGCCGACAGCCTGAAGCTCTTAGGGGATGCCCTCCGGGAAGGGAAACAGAACTCGGAGGAAGGGGCTGCTCTCTCGTTGTATGTGATTTGCAAACTGGGGAACGACTCCCAAAAAGCCGTGAGGGTCCTGCAGACCTTAAAGACAGTGCCAGAGCTAGACTCTTTAACCGTTCAGGATATTGTAGGGGGACTCATGGCCTGGGCCGCCAAAATTGATGAGTCGTTTCCACAGTACTGA